One region of Drosophila kikkawai strain 14028-0561.14 chromosome 2R, DkikHiC1v2, whole genome shotgun sequence genomic DNA includes:
- the Or47b gene encoding odorant receptor 47b, which yields MEMPTHLVRQLKHLVMADVGYQSNLGIMRHFLDEFRSVLRQETPGRIPRLALNYNRASLSLLCQYPNKKLAQLALYRGINWFIMCNVMLAFWTMVVALPESKNVIDMGDDLVWLSGMGLVFTKIFYMHLRCNDIDEIIWDFDYYNRELRPHHMDEEVLGWQRLCYLAETGLYINCFFLVNFFSAAVFLQPLISKGKLPFHVIWPFQWHRIDLHPKMFWVLYIWLSCTSQHNLMSILHVDMVGITTFLQTALNLKLLCIEMRRLGEMRKVSDARFHEEFCRVVRFHQHIISLVKRANKAFNGAFIAQMIASFSLISIATFETMAAASVDPKMAAKFVLLAMLAFIQLSTWCITGTLVYTQSLEVAQAAFEIKDWHTKSTEIQKDISFVILRAQKPLMYVAEPFVPFTLGTYMIVLKQCYRLLALLRESM from the exons ATG gAAATGCCCACCCATTTGGTTAGACAGTTAAAGCACTTGGTCATGGCAGACGTGGGCTATCAATCAAATCTGGGCATTATGCGCCACTTTCTGGATGAATTTCGTTCTGTACTCCGGCAGGAGACTCCAGGCCGCATCCCACGCCTGGCACTCAACTATAATCGCGCCTCCTTGAG CCTGCTCTGCCAGTATCCCAACAAGAAGTTGGCCCAGTTGGCGCTGTACCGAGGGATTAACTGGTTCATCATGTGCAATGTGATGCTGGCCTTCTGGACCATGGTTGTGGCTCTGCCGGAGTCCAAGAATGTGATTGATATGGGCGACGATCTGGTGTGGCTATCAGGG ATGGGTTTGGTCTTCACCAAAATCTTCTATATGCATTTGCGTTGCAACGACATCGATGAGATTATCTGGGACTTTGACTATTACAATCGAGAACTAAGACCACATCACATGGATGAGGAGGTTCTGGGTTGGCAGAGGCTCTGTTACCTGGCCGAGACGGGCCTGTACATCAACTGCTTTTTCCTGGTCAACTTCTTCAGTGCCGCCGTGTTCCTGCAACCTCTGATCAGCAAGGGCAAGCTACCCTTTCATGTGATTTGGCCCTTTCAATGGCATCGCATCGATCTGCACCCCAAGATGTTCTGGGTTCTGTATATCTGGCTGAGTTGTACTTCGCAGCACAACCTAATGAGCATCCTGCATGTGGATATGGTGGGTATAACCACTTTCCTGCAGACGGCTCTTAATCTCAAGCTGCTCTGCATTGAGATGCGGCGGCTGGGCGAGATGAGAAAGGTCAGCGATGCCCGCTTCCATGAGGAGTTCTGTCGCGTGGTGAGGTTCCATCAGCACATCATTAG CCTTGTTAAGCGAGCCAATAAGGCCTTTAATGGCGCCTTTATTGCCCAGATGATAGCCAGCTTTTCTCTGATCTCAATAGCCACCTTTGAGACCATGGCAGCTGCCTCGGTGGATCCCAAAATGGCAGCCAAGTTTGTGCTTTTGGCCATGTTGGCCTTCATACAATTGTCTACTTGGTGCATAACAGGGACTTTGGTTTATACTCAG TCCCTGGAGGTGGCCCAAGCTGCTTTTGAGATCAAGGATTGGCACACCAAGTCAACGGAAATCCAAAAGGACATCTCCTTTGTGATTCTGCGTGCCCAGAAGCCTCTCATGTATGTGGCGGAGCCCTTTGTGCCCTTTACCCTAGGAACCTATATGATA GTCCTCAAGCAATGCTATCGCCTCTTGGCCCTGCTGCGAGAATCCATGTAG
- the sha gene encoding serine-rich adhesin for platelets, which yields MQLQSLPLLQQLLLLLLLLATPAHSRVRSNLYQSQHQVRDQDAAEDPLVAASLLLEELQQTSGQLVNLTRHHDGDTFHTSGLGNSACNADTCIGLSSGTASLVRLPGEAIGQGNGNSHPSTDGREPASTSLDGGQSQMELLSRRFKLQKKGRQPADEEQQSGCTCRCLPYLRAYREDLGICVDDIHECSLSPFVSGSSSEKIPFVFLPLKGQIIYPSREISFASIQTPVCAVTGAQYLGSNGWSDLRNPIDTDYPFRMFRDEGRSFLLWLGEADLRQKMQGRLIVVHLVCRDMTVALNATKVNPGEREPLMPPRNVHSPCVAFRVNGSPVKYTHNVPEVFFQPANSTTLASTSDGMTMREYVVIGICSLLLGLIYVASVFLYLYMKKRKRHSSRNSLDNLANDINYPKNDQVTYGAPFSRVGSIYSANSMGLGGTGNDPNHRTSIGSHKEDMGIVKNNPLLQHFPQLSEREHNSGFASDISNSNSECEMEEKIKTSVLVHPQLSKSPKPTDSSSLDTDDFLQDNECLPAENVAVIDELMSEEKLENLRAMVSGNVRKKLYFNPAYFEPHLLAEPPQAAIEFLQKIREVIAIAKYKMAAKRYQPSLNIIPEELQHDSPSSSSPTMFNIPLQQSLAATKGMGDKRNSIEQWLQSVPNSEASAASAQKTPSTPAKKGSGSPSKGSLRREITAPKERPPPPPLSKVKTEEASSPASPKAVTPSRSPVKSNPDSPKSKSPGSNSFESFSAFSVAANVYGFAETGGEIYNNPKFMLADSPAASLRSASSRSKSLRKRSEVLDQFAAANSTPTSLTSFDRQHYNMLRSMKPAEVIYDSLKREFAAHIPTPDYDSTIEKKIKDIYSSTQSSIPSVPTPDYSSLSRKSLKQFQPDSPIYRRKSPQYLIVDYETDSLERLEPSKRKSSHSSSSPSSDVSSQLSPSLSTALPLEEEMEISHTVYDRLDGFRKEGEMKMKRLAGKHHHQHPHPVQQQRQQKEAAARIKYDTPFRGSMTIEVEHEPPSDLERTDSDQFEPDTLDRKPKKQSFCDISAWDGHKPMETDFNQINSLPDLSRQQMMSPVPSPAAIKPRTASFILRSSNSFRNLREIYESPLVAQQESCKCEKKPTPEEEGRILTLEAKHSRRQRGMGVETSPTHSVVDITKVNKTTIKISSPKAEKATVAPPPPRPKASNQHYCPPLPSQGSKRPLPPPPPPSSAEQQHQQHQQHHSPEEDAYSLHSEVTEVTGVSEFDNNTMSSAISATTEERTHTKVSSRTAAAKTGGKVQEEDYEGMYSKKINSLRNDYSLTKYLNRRKSQREEASKGGQDAAPKDAPETVEFSANKNLKDVDLVQFDALSVSSRSNRSSGHLSERTKEMYRNAGVPVGIAYPQRAASSSGAPNSGGNVQTVYRCEIEQAQLTNGMQIAIGLKDRAKKAKDLKNAWRKFVTMAANKFSPSQSPAPTYGSKNAAGFLEDDGIASIIEDAAQSAGLGQPGSQTYYEQRFGQLDSGYMSTDSTELYKRNVYDRYNFKMLSGGRGQVIRVDTIEDNDEEESGPNDSRFEDLEHMVSPGHSRRSPDTLGVVNNGDLSDADSDKTLTRSHSQTNSQELNVRGSTTTMSSYSSDEQGGRGHSTCCGSSETDEETNAEDMWESGAESIETHSVLYKMIRKS from the exons ATGCAGCTCCAATCCTTACCGCTGCTCCAAcagcttctcctcctccttctgctACTTGCCACGCCCGCCCATTCGCGGGTGAGGAGCAACCTCTATCAGAGTCAACATCAAGTTCGAGATCAAGATGCTGCCGAGGATCCTTTGGTGGCCGCCAGCCTGCTGCTGGAGGAACTGCAGCAGACCAGCGGTCAGCTTGTCAATCTGACGCGACATCACGATGGCGATACCTTCCACACAAGCG GCCTGGGCAACAGTGCCTGCAATGCGGACACCTGCATTGGACTCTCGAGCGGCACAGCCTCGCTGGTGCGTCTCCCCGGCGAAGCCATCGGTCAAGGCAACGGTAACTCACA TCCTTCTACAGATGGACGCGAGCCGGCTTCGACCTCGTTGGATGGCGGTCAGAGCCAGATGGAGCTACTTAGCCGGCGGTTCAAGCTGCAGAAGAAGGGTCGCCAGCCGGCAGATGAGGAGCAGCAAAGCGGCTGCACTTGTCGGTGTCTGCCATATCTAAGGGCATATCGCGAGGACCTGGGCATATGTGTGGACGACATCCACG AGTGCTCCCTGTCGCCCTTTGTGAGCGGTTCCTCGTCGGAGAAGATACCCTTTGTCTTCCTGCCGCTCAAGGGTCAAATCATCTATCCCAGCAGGGAGATCAGCTTTGCCA GCATCCAAACACCCGTTTGTGCCGTAACGGGTGCCCAGTACTTGGGCTCCAATGGCTGGTCGGATCTGCGGAATCCCATCGACACCGACTATCCCTTTCGCATGTTTCGGGATGAGGGACGCAGCTTCCTGCTCTGGCTGGGCGAGGCAGATCTACGCCAGAAAATGCAGGGACGCCTGATCGTGGTGCATCTAGTATGTAGGGACATGACGGTGGCCCTAAATGCCACCAAGGTGAATCCAGGAGAAAGAGAGCCTCTAATGCCGCCCAGAAATGTGCACTCGCCTTGTGTGGCCTTTCGGGTGAACGGAAGTCCCGTCAAGTATACGCACA ATGTTCCCGAGGTCTTCTTCCAGCCCGCCAACTCCACCACTCTGGCCTCCACCTCCGATGGCATGACCATGCGGGAGTATGTGGTCATTGGAATCTGCAGCCTGCTCTTGGGCCTCATCTATGTGGCCTCTGTGTTCCTGTATCTTTACATGAAGAAAAGGAAGCGTCACAGCTCCCGAAATTCCTTGGATAATCTGGCGAATGACATAAATTATCCCAAGAATGACCAGGTCACCTATGGGGCACCCTTCAGCCGCGTGGGCAGCATTTACTCCGCCAATAGCATGGGCTTAGGTGGCACTGGTAATGATCCCAACCACCGCACAAGCATTGGTAGCCACAAGGAGGACATGGGCATTGTAAAGAACAATCCTTTGCTGCAGCATTTCCCGCAGCTAAGCGAAAGGGAGCACAATTCCGGGTTTGCCAGCGATATATCCAACTCGAATTCGGAGTGCGAAATGGAGGAGAAGATCAAG ACTTCCGTTCTGGTTCATCCACAGCTGAGCAAGTCGCCCAAGCCCACGGATAGCTCCTCTTTGGATACAGATGACTTCCTGCAAGACAACGAGTGCCTGCCTGCCGAGAATGTGGCCGTGATTGATGAGCTGATGAGCGAGGAAAAGCTGGAGAATCTCAGAGCCATGGTCAGTGGAAATGTGAGGAAGAAGCTGTACTTTAATCCTGCCTACTTTGAGCCTCATCTGCTGGCG GAACCCCCTCAAGCAGCCATTGAGTTTTTGCAAAAAATCCGCGAGGTCATTGCCATTGCCAAGTACAAGATGGCCGCCAAGCGATATCAGCCATCTTTAAACATCATCCCCGAGGAATTGCAGCATGATTCGCCCAGCAGCAGTTCACCCACCATGTTTAATATTCCCCTCCAGCAGAGTCTGGCGGCCACGAAAGGAATGGGAGACAAGCGAAACAGCATTGAACAGTGGCTACAGAGTGTGCCCAACTCGGAGGCATCGGCTGCTTCAGCCCAAAAGACACCCAGTACGCCGGCTAAGAAGGGATCCGGATCTCCCAGCAAAGGATCCCTGCGTAGGGAGATTACTGCACCCAAGGAGaggccaccaccgccgccctTGAGCAAAGTCAAGACAGAGGAGGCTTCTTCTCCAGCTTCACCCAAAGCAGTTACTCCCAGTAGGAGTCCTGTGAAGAGCAACCCAGATTCTCCAAAATCCAAGTCTCCTGGTAGCAACTCCTTCGAGAGTTTCTCCGCCTTTTCGGTAGCCGCCAATGTCTATGGCTTCGCGGAAACTGGCGGGGAGATCTACAACAATCCCAAGTTCATGCTGGCCGACTCGCCGGCTGCCTCCTTGCGCAGTGCCTCCAGTCGCTCCAAGTCGCTGAGGAAGCGTAGCGAGGTCCTGGATCAGTTTGCAGCTGCCAACTCCACGCCCACCTCACTCACCTCCTTCGATCGGCAGCACTACAACATGCTGAGGAGTATGAAGCCGGCGGAGGTCATATACGATTCCCTGAAGCGGGAGTTTGCTGCCCACATACCCACCCCAGACTATGATAGCACCATTGAGAAGAAGATCAAGGATATATACAGCAGCACCCAGAGCAGCATACCCTCGGTGCCCACGCCGGACTATAGCTCTCTCAGCCGGAAGTCCTTGAAGCAATTCCAGCCGGATTCTCCTATATACCGAAGGAAGTCTCCTCAGTATTTGATTGTGGACTATGAAACGGATAGCTTGGAGCGACTGGAGCCCAGCAAGCGCAAGAGTTCGCACTCCTCCAGCTCACCCTCGTCCGATGTCAGCTCCCAGCTGAGTCCCAGCCTGAGCACCGCCCTGCCGCTGGAGGAGGAGATGGAGATCAGTCACACGGTGTACGATCGCCTGGATGGATTTCGCAAGGAGGGCGAGATGAAGATGAAGCGTCTGGCGGGCAAACATCACCACCAGCATCCGCATCCCGTccagcaacagcggcagcagaagGAGGCAGCGGCCAGGATCAAGTACGACACGCCCTTTCGCGGCAGCATGACCATCGAGGTGGAGCACGAACCGCCCTCGGATCTGGAGCGCACGGATAGCGATCAGTTTGAGCCCGACACGCTGGACAGGAAGCCCAAAAAGCAGAGCTTCTGCGACATCTCAGCCTGGGATGGCCACAAGCCCATGGAGACGGACTTTAATCAGATCAACTCTCTGCCTGATTTGAGTCGCCAGCAGATGATGAGTCCAGTGCCCAGTCCGGCGGCCATCAAGCCAAGGACAGCCTCGTTTATACTTCGGTCGAGTAACTCTTTTAGGAATCTAAGAGAGATCTACGAATCGCCCTTGGTAGCCCAACAGGAGAGCTGCAAGTGCGAGAAGAAGCCCAcgccggaggaggagggtCGCATACTCACCCTGGAGGCCAAGCACTCGCGACGGCAGCGAGGAATGGGTGTGGAAACCTCGCCCACGCATTCGGTGGTGGATATCACCAAGGTGAACAAGACTACAATCAAGATTTCATCACCCAAGGCTGAGAAAGCCACTGTGGCACCTCCTCCGCCCCGGCCCAAGGCCAGCAATCAGCACTACTGCCCACCGCTGCCCAGTCAGGGTAGCAAGCGTCCActgccaccgcctcctcctcccagctctgcggagcagcagcatcagcagcatcagcagcatcatTCCCCCGAGGAAGATGCCTACAGCCTGCACAGCGAGGTCACAGAGGTTACCGGTGTCTCGGAGTTTGACAACAACACCATGTCTAGTGCTATATCGGCCACCACCGAGGAGAGAACTCACACCAAGGTCTCCTCcaggacagcagcagccaagacAGGAGGCAAAGTCCAGGAGGAGGACTATGAGGGGATGTATAGCAAGAAAATCAACAGTCTGAGGAACGACTACAGTCTGACCAAGTATCTCAATCGGCGGAAAAGCCAGCGCGAGGAGGCCTCCAAAGGGGGACAGGATGCTGCTCCCAAAGACGCCCCCGAAACCGTAGAGTTCTCTGCAAACAAGAACCTCAAAGATGTGGATCTCGTCCAGTTTGATGCTTTGAGTGTGAGCTCTCGTTCCAATCGGAGCAGCGGTCATCTCTCCGAGCGCACCAAGGAGATGTATCGCAATGCAGGAGTCCCTGTGGGCATTGCCTATCCGCAGAGGGCGGCTAGTAGCTCAGGCGCCCCCAACTCCGGGGGAAATGTCCAGACCGTTTACCGGTGTGAGATTGAACAGGCCCAGCTCACAAACGGAATGCAGATTGCCATTGGGCTAAAGGATCGGGCCAAGAAGGCCAAGGATCTGAAGAATGCGTGGCGCAAGTTTGTTACAATGGCGGCCAACAAGTTCAGTCCCAGTCAGAGTCCGGCTCCCACCTATGGCAGCAAGAATGCAGCTGGCTTTCTAGAGGACGACGGCATAGCCTCCATCATTGAGGATGCAGCTCAGAGTGCTGGTTTGGGTCAACCTGGAAGCCAAACCTACTACGAGCAGCGTTTTGGGCAACTGGACAGTGGCTACATGAGCACCGATTCCACAGAGCTGTACAAACGCAATGTCTACGATAGATACAACTTCAAGATGCTATCCGGTGGCCGAGGGCAGGTCATCCGAGTGGACACCATCGAGGATAACGACGAAGAGGAAAGCGGTCCAAACGACAGTCGCTTTGAGGATCTGGAGCATATGGTTTCACCAGGACACAGTCGCAGATCCCCGGACACCTTGGGCGTGGTGAACAATGGTGACTTGAGCGACGCGGATTCCGACAAGACCCTCACGCGTTCCCACTCACAAACGAACTCCCAGGAACTGAATGTGCGGGGCAGCACCACTACAATGTCGTCCTACTCCTCAGACGAGCAGGGAGGACGCGGGCACAGCACCTGCTGCGGCTCCTCGGAGACGGATGAGGAGACCAATGCGGAGGACATGTGGGAGTCCGGGGCGGAGAGCATAGAGACCCACTCCGTGCTCTACAAGATGATACGAAAGAGTTGA